Part of the Corynebacterium caspium DSM 44850 genome, GAATAGCAATAAACCCCAACATCTGGCCCTAACTGCGGTTTTAACCAAGCCCAGAAGCGCGCAAAATTCTCGCCTTCAGCTGCTGTCCCCAATTCTCCCCAGGTGATAAAGGCTTGATAGGTATCGCCATCCCACGCACCCCATAAATAAGCGCCGTGGTCTAAATAGGCTTCCATATCAATATCTATTTCATGGGCAAAACGCGGTATAGCTGGGGTTATAGCCGGCTGACGACGCAAAATCTGTACCCCGGCGCGCCAAGCTTTAGCTAAGGCAGAAGCTTGCGGAAGGTCGGCTTCTATTAGTTCGGTCACCGTATTAATTCCTTGATCGCGAAAACTTTGAGCTTTGCCGCCAGGAAGAAATAGAGAAATATCATCTGCCGCAACCAAGATTGGTTCGCATTGCTTCCAGAAACCACAATTATCGCATTCGCGCACCCGCATCGGAGCAGTAGGAATGGGTTGCGCCAAAGCCCGATCCAGATCCTTTTGGTGCGCCCCGGTATCAATTAGATATGCCCGCTGCCGATCTTGGCCAATAATCCCGCCTAAACCGGAATTAACCCCTAATTCAGTAAGTGCGCGCGCAGCCAAACCCAGGGAATAATTAACCATTGGATTAGTACGTATTCGCGCTGGTACTTCAAAAATTTCCCCCAAACCTAAACGCTTAGTGGCCAAAGCCTGCACGATGCCAGCACCAGGACGGGCTACCCGTTTATTAGTCACCTCTATGGGGATATAGGTGCCATCAGGCATTCTTACCAATATATCTACTTGCACTGCCCAATCGGCGGTGGCAAAACGCGCACGGGTGATTAGGGAAGCTTGTTGCGCAATAGCTTCTAAGGTTTCTAATTCTTGGGCAAAATCTTGGCTGTGGATATCGATGCGTCGAAAATTCTTTTTATCCCCAATAGCTGGATGTTGCGGTAAAAGTTGCGCAGTTTCTACCCAGGCGGCCATGGTGCGCGCCCGACGCTCCTGCGATACGGCAGTATTTGCGATCTCTGGAAAATGGCGTTTTTGCACCGCTTTCCAGCGACAACCCACCAAATCTGCGGGAGTAGGAAGAAAATCAACAACAGTCACAACTGAAATAGCCTACTAGGCAGGTAGGGTTA contains:
- a CDS encoding TM0106 family RecB-like putative nuclease, encoding MTVVDFLPTPADLVGCRWKAVQKRHFPEIANTAVSQERRARTMAAWVETAQLLPQHPAIGDKKNFRRIDIHSQDFAQELETLEAIAQQASLITRARFATADWAVQVDILVRMPDGTYIPIEVTNKRVARPGAGIVQALATKRLGLGEIFEVPARIRTNPMVNYSLGLAARALTELGVNSGLGGIIGQDRQRAYLIDTGAHQKDLDRALAQPIPTAPMRVRECDNCGFWKQCEPILVAADDISLFLPGGKAQSFRDQGINTVTELIEADLPQASALAKAWRAGVQILRRQPAITPAIPRFAHEIDIDMEAYLDHGAYLWGAWDGDTYQAFITWGELGTAAEGENFARFWAWLKPQLGPDVGVYCYSNNGENHLLRQSAKRFGGQRFGDLIAPELAEIEEFISSAQWIDVFAAVRGQLVGTQGLGLKVVAPHAGFQWRESGLDGEESINIYQVATDPAAPEEDRKKARNLLLSYNEDDCRATAAVRQWLAAGTPGVEVLTS